A window of the Raphanus sativus cultivar WK10039 unplaced genomic scaffold, ASM80110v3 Scaffold1573, whole genome shotgun sequence genome harbors these coding sequences:
- the LOC108825615 gene encoding MICOS complex subunit MIC10: MTEQRKAPKLRRIKSERGKSISEKKNMGEKKEIVPREYDVNAKWDACIDLTTRRFVYSSLGGAFAGLLFFRSPVTRWASIAFGAGIGIGSAYTDCSRAFDADTSVSQAAEE, from the exons ATGACGGAACAACGGAAAGCACCAAAACTCAGAAGAATCAAATCGGAGAGAGGTAAGTCAatttcggaaaaaaaaaatatgggagagaagaaggagatcgTGCCACGGGAATACGACGTGAACGCTAAGTGGGACGCGTGCATCGATCTCACGACGCGCCGTTTCGTCTACTCCTCCCTCGGCGGCGCCTTCGCCGGTCTTCTCTTCTTCA GGAGTCCGGTTACAAGATGGGCGTCTATTGCCTTTGGTGCTGGGATAGGTATTGGCTCTGCATACACTGATTGCTCTCGTGCTTTTGATGCAGACACTTCTGTATCTCAG GCGGCAGAAGAGTAG
- the LOC130504434 gene encoding uncharacterized protein LOC130504434: protein MNGPPENDLCSICHSHFTAPCQANCSHWFCGNCIMLVWRHGSILQPCKCPLCRRPISLLVPTEDTIRDRNDPTVTEVLADLETYNRRFGGQSTSLIQRMQDLPFLLRRLLREMMDPQRTLPLVIRARVYIAMILSAVYIVSPIDIIPEGVLGVVGLLDDLLIALICFLHVAALYRSVLYFRHAGS, encoded by the exons ATGAATGGGCCGCCGGAGAACGATCTTTGCTCGATATGTCATTCCCACTTTACTGCTCCTTGCCAAGCCAATTGCTCTCATTGGTTCTGCG GAAATTGCATCATGCTTGTGTGGAGGCATGGATCTATATTACAGCCATGCAAATGCCCCTTGTGTCGTCGTCCCATAAGTTTGCTCGTCCCTACAGAGGACACTATCAGAGACCGTAATGATCCTACAGTTACCGAGGTTCTTGCTGATCTTGAAACCTACAACCGACGCTTTGGTGGACAATCAACTAGTTTAATTCAG AGGATGCAAGACCTTCCGTTCTTACTTCGGAGATTGTTGCGGGAAATGATGGATCCACAAAGAACACTTCCACTTGTCATCAGAGCTCGAGTTTATATCGCA ATGATTCTCAGTGCTGTTTACATAGTCAGTCCAATAGATATCATTCCAGAAg GAGTTCTGGGGGTTGTCGGTTTGCTTGATGATCTACTCATAGCCTTGATTTGTTTCCTCCATGTTGCTGCTCTCTACCGCTCGGTTCTCTATTTCCGCCATGCCGGTTCTTGA